Below is a window of Candidatus Aegiribacteria sp. DNA.
GCCGGACAGAATCTGGCTGATTACTAAATGCTCTTATGACTGATTGATCGGGCAGCTTTCAAGGTAAGAAGCCACAATTCCTGCCAGAACAAGCGAACAGAGCTTGGATTCCGCCGAGTCCGCACGGGATGTAAGCGTTACAGGATGTGTTGCACCCATTATCACGGCAGCACCTTCAGCGTTTGACAGGAAAAGCAGCGTCTTATATAGGATATTTGCGGACTCGATGTCCGGCAGCAGTACAATGTCTACCTGACCAGCCACAGAACTTTTTATCTTCTTGATTCTTACCGCTTCCGGAGAGACCGCGAGATCCATGGCAAGCGGACCATCAAAATCAGTACCTGTAATTTCACCGTCCTCAACCATTTTTTTGATCTTTGCGGCTTCCATTGTGCGAGGCATTTTCTCATAGGGTATTTCTTTTGCGCATAAATAGGTTGATTTCGGAAGATCAATTCCGAGAGCATTTACGACTGTTATGGCGTTCTTCAACATCAGAACTTTCTGATCAAGTCCAGGTTTGATATTCATACCTGCGTCGGTTACAGTGAGCAATTTCGGATATGTTGGAATATCAAAAACTGCTACATGGCTAAGAAGACCAGGACCTCGAATGCCTTTCTCGTTATCCAGTATTGCTTTCAGAAAGATGGAACTGGCAACAAGCCCTTTCATTATAACATGGGCTTCGCCGTTTCTGATTAGCTCAACTGCTTTCTCCGCAGCAGGTTTGTCTTCCGCAGCTTCGATGATGTCCATGCCGCTTATATCTACTCCAGCCTCGTCAGCTGAACGTTTAATCGCATCAGATCCGCCTATCAGAACGGCATCGATCATATTCTCATCTACTGCTGTCATAACGGCTGTCAGCGTTTCAGCTTCGTCAGCTCTGACTACTGCCACTCTTCTGGAAGGTAATACTTTAGCCATTTTCTTCATCTCTGAAAAACTTTTTACCGGCTGCATTGTTTCTCCTTAAGAAAATTGTTTGAATAGGTGCAAAACTGATAGAGGAAATATACGTATCTATGTTTCTATTGACAGTGCAGTTGTTGAAATTGCTTCTGATTGCTCGTTGGTATTGCAAAATATGATTAGAACTCTTGCACTATACAGGACAGTGTATCAGTTACAGCAATCTATTTATATATGCAGGCATTAATAATACTATCACATAGTGGCATGTATTATGCATATATGTTGATTACTTAATATTCAAACTGAACAAATATTTCTATTAACCATGGTTTAGTGAAGTATTAAGCATATTTCAGGTGCCGGCAGGTATGAAGGACGAATTATTCTGGGGAATTTGTTCTGGGATGTGGGTCTGCCTGCCGGTATTGAAGCATCCTTCAAGTGCTATAATTTGGTTGATTCTTCCAGTAGAAAGCAAAGGCGTAATAACTGAACCAGCGAATATCAACGGGAATTCATCTTATTCCATCTCGATTACGCGGGTTATTTCTTTTATCAGATTCTTTATCTTAAACGGTTTAGAAAGCTTCCCTGCAAATCCGTATTCGCTGAAATCGGCCATGACAGGATCCGTTGAATAACCGCTGCAGACAATAGCCTTTACTTCGGGGTCAATGGAAAAAAGTTTCCTGACCGCTTCTTTACCGCCCATGCCACCAGGAATAGTCAGATCCAGAATAACAATATCAAAGGGACAGCCCATTTCTTCAGCGGATATGTATTTTTTTATCGCTTCTTTTCCATCAACCGCAGAATCTACTGTATATCCGCATTCTTCAAGCATAACCTTTGATATTTTCCTGATTATTTCTTCATCATCCATCACAAGTATCCTGGCTGTTTCCCCTTGTATCAGTGGTTTCAATCCGGGTTGTTTCTTTTCCGGAAGTTGCCGTGATTCAGAAGCGTGGATGTATAGCGTAAAGGTTGTTCCCGTGCCACGTTCCGAATCAACACCTATATACCCGCCATGTTTGCTTATTATCGAATAAACCGTGGCCAGACCCAGACCGCTGCCAGCCTGCTTGGTGCTGAAGTAAGGGTCGAATATTCGGTCAAGGTGCTTTTGATCTATGCCTGTTCCCTCATCGCGTATTGTGGCTTTGACATATTTACCAGGGTTGAGATTCGGCACTTCATTCTTTGAGACATCAGCATTCTCCAGTGTGATATACAGATGCCCGCCATCGGGCATTGCCTGATCGGCGTTTATTATCAGATTGGAGAATACCTGCTGCATCTGTCCTTTGTCCGCTTTAGTTATCCAAAGATTTTCCGCTCGATTGAAAACAGGCATTACATTACTGCCTGACAGGTCAAACCCCGAAATTCCCTTAATTAATTCGCAAAGGCTGATGTCTTCTCTGACAGGTTCTCCGCCCCTTGCAAATGTAAGCAGCTGCCTGGTAAGATGAATTGCCCTGTTCATGGAATTTTCCGCTTCTTCAAGAGACTTGAATCCAGGGTGATCTTTGGAAAGCTTCATCTTAGCTATAGAGATATTACCGAATAGTCCAGTGAGAATATTGTTGAAATCATGTGCTATGCCGCTTGCAAGAGTAGCGGTATTCTCGATCTTCTGCAATTTCCGGAGCTCTTCCTCTGCCTTTGCTTTCTCGGTAATGTTTCGAACTGTTGCCAGTATCTTATTTTCCCCGAACGGAACGATACGGGCATCAAAAATGTTATCAGAACCTTTGATGTTAAGATCATACTCGAAACTGTGTGTAGTTCCTGTTTTCAGAGTGTTTTCAATCTGTTCAAGGATGAATTTCACTGCATCCTCCGAAAATCCGACATCGGATATATTCTTTCCGATGATTTCCCCTGGCGGAATGGAAAGATCATCTTCTTTTTCTACTTTGAAATCCAGGTAAGTCCCATTAT
It encodes the following:
- a CDS encoding bifunctional enoyl-CoA hydratase/phosphate acetyltransferase translates to MAKVLPSRRVAVVRADEAETLTAVMTAVDENMIDAVLIGGSDAIKRSADEAGVDISGMDIIEAAEDKPAAEKAVELIRNGEAHVIMKGLVASSIFLKAILDNEKGIRGPGLLSHVAVFDIPTYPKLLTVTDAGMNIKPGLDQKVLMLKNAITVVNALGIDLPKSTYLCAKEIPYEKMPRTMEAAKIKKMVEDGEITGTDFDGPLAMDLAVSPEAVRIKKIKSSVAGQVDIVLLPDIESANILYKTLLFLSNAEGAAVIMGATHPVTLTSRADSAESKLCSLVLAGIVASYLESCPINQS